A window from Acidiferrobacteraceae bacterium encodes these proteins:
- the ggt gene encoding gamma-glutamyltransferase, with translation MKSIRLLVLLISALAVPAWAGVSHPPGAAIASAHPLATRAGEEILKQGGNAFDAAVAISAALAVVEPQSSGLGGGGFWLLHRARDGYNTMVDGREKAPGAASRDMYLDTLGKPIPGKSLDGPLAAGIPGEPAALVHLNRHYGRLSLAKDLAPAIRLAREGFAVTKRYRLLAKYRRPVLNQYPAAAKSFLDQGEVPALGYRIRQPDLARTLEILAQKGRAGFYDGPIASKLVKGVRAAGGIWTRKDLRSYRVVERKPVRGRYHNVRIISAALPSSGGVVLNEALGILQAYPLKCAAPVERKHLIIEAMRRAYRDRARYLGDSDFVKVDVAHLLNPAYWAELRKTIHTRATPSKELDSEAARPLGKDTTHFSVIDREGNRVSATLSVNTPFGSAFVAPGTGVALNNEMDDFSEKPGQPNVYGLVGAEANAIAPGKRPLSSMTPTFLETKDAVVALGTPGGSRIISMVLLATLEFAEGRGTVADWVALPRYHHQYLPDVVTYEPGAFTAAELTELKKRGYELKELRPYGNMQAVMWDKRNKRMSAASDPRGEGLAWVQ, from the coding sequence ATGAAATCGATCCGACTGCTCGTTCTGTTGATTTCTGCCCTGGCCGTGCCGGCGTGGGCCGGCGTCAGCCATCCGCCCGGTGCCGCCATCGCCAGCGCCCATCCCCTGGCTACCCGTGCCGGGGAGGAAATCCTGAAGCAGGGCGGAAACGCCTTCGATGCTGCCGTCGCCATCTCCGCCGCCCTGGCCGTCGTGGAGCCCCAGAGTTCGGGCCTCGGGGGCGGCGGGTTCTGGTTGTTGCATCGGGCGCGGGATGGTTACAACACCATGGTCGATGGACGGGAGAAGGCCCCGGGCGCAGCCAGCCGGGACATGTATCTGGATACCTTGGGCAAACCCATTCCGGGAAAATCCCTTGATGGGCCGCTGGCGGCCGGCATCCCGGGAGAGCCTGCAGCCCTGGTGCATCTCAATCGCCACTACGGACGCCTCAGCCTGGCCAAGGACCTGGCGCCGGCCATTCGCCTGGCGCGCGAAGGATTTGCCGTGACCAAGCGCTACCGTTTGCTGGCGAAGTATCGGCGTCCGGTCCTCAACCAATACCCGGCCGCGGCAAAGTCCTTTCTCGACCAGGGAGAAGTGCCTGCCCTGGGTTATCGCATCCGTCAGCCCGATCTGGCCAGGACCCTGGAGATCCTGGCGCAAAAAGGTCGGGCGGGATTCTATGACGGACCGATCGCGAGCAAGCTGGTCAAGGGCGTACGCGCCGCGGGCGGCATCTGGACGCGCAAGGACCTGCGGTCCTATCGCGTTGTCGAACGCAAGCCGGTGCGTGGCCGCTACCACAACGTGCGGATCATCAGTGCTGCGCTGCCGTCTTCGGGCGGTGTGGTGTTGAACGAGGCCCTAGGAATTCTTCAGGCCTATCCGCTCAAGTGCGCCGCGCCGGTGGAACGCAAGCACCTGATCATCGAGGCAATGCGTCGTGCCTATCGGGATCGAGCGCGCTATCTCGGCGATTCTGATTTCGTGAAGGTCGATGTGGCCCACCTGCTCAATCCCGCCTACTGGGCCGAGCTTCGAAAGACGATCCATACCCGCGCCACCCCCAGCAAGGAACTCGATTCGGAGGCCGCCCGCCCGCTGGGCAAGGACACCACCCATTTTTCAGTCATCGATCGCGAGGGCAATCGGGTGTCCGCCACCCTGAGCGTCAATACGCCGTTCGGCAGCGCCTTTGTCGCGCCGGGCACCGGAGTGGCGCTGAACAACGAAATGGATGATTTTTCGGAGAAGCCCGGACAGCCCAACGTCTACGGTCTGGTCGGGGCGGAAGCGAATGCCATCGCCCCGGGCAAGCGGCCGCTATCCAGCATGACGCCGACCTTCCTCGAAACGAAGGATGCCGTGGTGGCCCTGGGCACGCCCGGCGGCAGCCGCATCATTTCCATGGTTCTGCTGGCCACCCTTGAATTTGCCGAGGGCCGCGGAACCGTGGCCGACTGGGTTGCCCTGCCGCGCTACCACCATCAATACCTGCCGGATGTAGTGACCTACGAACCCGGTGCGTTCACGGCGGCGGAACTGACAGAACTGAAGAAGCGGGGCTATGAACTGAAGGAGCTCCGGCCCTACGGAAACATGCAGGCGGTGATGTGGGACAAGCGCAACAAGCGCATGTCCGCCGCCAGCGATCCCCGTGGCGAGGGCCTGGCCTGGGTGCAGTAA